From Halorussus lipolyticus:
CTCGGCCTACGCCGGGTCGTTCAGCGACCCCGCGCAGGGCCAGTCTATCGCCAACTCGATGTACAACAACGGCGCGGACATCATCTACCACGCCGCGGGCGGCACCGGCAACGGCGTGTTCCGGGCGGCCCAGAACAGCGGTCGGTACGCCATCGGCGTGGACGCCGACCAGAGCCAAAGCCTGCCGGAGTACGGCGACGTGATTCTGGCCAGCATGGTCAAACACGTGGACGAGGCCGTCTTTCGGTCCATCCGGCGGGTGACCAACGACAACTTCGAGGGCGGGACGGCCAACCGCCTCGGCCTCGAACAGAACGGGGTCGAAGCGGTCTACGGGCAGGGACTGGCAGGCGAGATTCCGGCGGAAGTCAAATCCGCGCTCGAACAGTCCGAACAGCAAATCGTGGGCGGCGACATCGAAGTCCCGACCGAACCGAGCCAAGTCGGGCAAGCGTCCACGACGACGCAATAGCGCCCCAGAAGTGACTAAATATTTCTTTTAGACAGATAAATAATTATAAAGCAACGGCGTATAATTTCAGAACCGCGCGGTGAGACGCCGAAAACGTCGGGCTATGACGCCGACGACACGTCTTCCGGCTGAAACGTACTTCCCGAATCCGGGTCGCTTAAGCGGGCACGTCATGAACACCGACAAAAGATGAGTACAGCCGTCCACCTCGAGGGAATTACCAAGCGATTCCCCGGCGTCGTCGCCAACGACGAGGTCGACCTCGAAGTCGAGGAGGGGAGCGTCCACGCCCTCCTCGGCGAGAACGGTGCTGGCAAGACCACGCTGATGAACGTGCTGTACGGTCTCTACCAGCCGGAGGGCGGAACGGTCCACCTCCACGGGGAGCCTCGGGAGTTCGACACGCCGCGAGACGCCATCGACGCCGGCATCGGTATGATTCACCAGCACTTCATGCTGGTCGATACACTCACCACGGCCGAGAACATCGTCCTCGGCCACGAACCCCGCAAGTGGTTCGGGCTGGCGATGGACCGCGAACAGGCCGAGCGCGACGTTCGGGAGTTGAGCGAACGCTACGGCTTCGATGTGGACCCCACCGCCCGCGTCGAGGACGTGAGCGTGGGGGTCCAGCAACGGGTCGAAATCCTCAAAGCACTCTACGGCGGGGCCGACGTGCTGATTCTGGACGAACCGACCGCCGTCCTGACCCCCCAAGAGGTCGAGGACCTATTCGAGGTGTTCGAGGAACTCGCCGAGGAGGACAAGACGATTATCTTCATCACCCACAAGTTGGGCGAGGCGATGGAGTCAGCCGACGACATCACGGTCCTCCGGGACGGCAAGAACGTCGGCACCGTGGACGCAGACAGTACCAGCAGGGAGGAGCTCGCCGAGCTGATGGTGGGCCGGGAAGTCCTGCTGGAAGCCGACAAGGACCCCGTGGAAGTCGGCGACGTGGGGCTGGAAGTCTCCGACCTGCGCGTGACCGACAACCGGGGCGTCGAGCAGGTCAGCGGCGTGAACATCTCGGCCCGCGAGGGCGAGGTGTTCGGCATCGCCGGGGTGGACGGCAACGGCCAATCGGAACTCGTGGAGGCCATCACCGGCCTCACCGCTCCCGACGATGGGCGGGTCGCCTTCCAAGGGCAGGACGTGACCGACCTCTCGCGGCGCGAGCGAATCGACACCGGACTGGCCTACGTTCCCGAGGACCGCCAAGAGCGCGGCCTCGTGATGGACTTCGACCTCGTGGAGAACGGCCTGCTCGGAAGCCAACACACCCCCGAGTTCGCCGAGGGCGGTCGCATCGACTGGGGCCACACCCGCGACCACGCCGAGGCCATCATCGAGGAGTACGACGTGCGCCCGCCGAACGCCGACGCCGAGGCCGAGTCGTTCTCCGGCGGGAACCAGCAGAAGTTCATCGTCGGCCGGGAGTTCGCCCGCGACCCCGAAGTCGTGGTGGCCTCCCACCCGACCCGCGGGGTGGACGTGGGGAGCATCGAGTTCATCCACGAGCGCATCCTCGACCTGCGCCGGGCGGGCAAGACGGTTCTGCTGGTCTCGTCGAAACTCGACGAGGTGCAACAGCTTTCCGACCGCCTCGGCGTCATGCACGAGGGCGAAATCGTGGACGTGGTGGACCCCGAGCGCGTCACCGAGGAGGAACTCGGCCTGCTGATGGCCGGCGAAATTCCCGACGACGCCCCGAGCATCGCCGACGCTCCGGGGGGTGAACGATGAGCGACCGCGGACCCGACGACGAGGCCGACCCCAATCCCGACGACTCGTGGCAGGGCCGGGCCGACCGGGCGCTCGAACGACTCGTGGACGCCTCGGCCGTCGAGCGCATTCTCATCAGCCTCGCGGCGCTGGTGCTGTCGGTCGTCGTCGGCGCGCTCATCATCCTCGTCTCGGGATGGGTAGCGACCTGCCAGTCGCCGTTCTTCTCGGCCTCGGGAGTCGGGTCGTTCTGCTACGACCCGATTTCGGTGTACTACGTCCTGTTCAAGGGCGCAGTCTGGCCGCCCTACAACGTCGCCATCACGCTCAAGGAGACGACGCTGTTGCTGTTCACGGGCCTGTCGGTCGCAGTGGCTTTCCGGGCCGGGATGTTCAACATCGGCACGCAGGGCCAACTCGTGTTGGGCGCGCTCGGCACCGCGCTGGCGGTCCTCTGGGTCGCTCCGGTCGTCCCGGCGGGCGTCGTCGGCGGACTGATTCTCATCGCGGTGGGCCTGCTGGTCGGCGCGCTGGTCGGCGGCCTCTGGGGCGCGATTCCGGGCGCGCTGAAGGCCTACGCCGACGCCAACGAGGTCATCACGACCATCATGCTCAACTTCGTCGCGTCCGGCATCGCGTTCACGCTGGTCTCGGAGGTGTTCAAAGACCCCGAGAGCCAGACCGTCCAGACTCGGGCGATTCCCGGATTCGCCCAACTTCAGCCCGTGTTCTTCGACACGACCGTCTTCTCGATGCTGGCACTGGTCGGCGCACTCGCGCTCGGCGGGGGAATCTACTGGATGCTCAACGGAACCTCGTTCGGCTACGACCTGCGGACCAGCGGCGTCCAACCGGAGGCCGCCGAGTACGGCGGGGTGGATTCCGAGAAGATGATGGTCTCCAGCATGGCGCTTTCGGGCGCGCTCGGCGGCCTCGGCGGCGCGGTCTACGTGCTGATGGTCGCCTCGCGCTGGCGGACCGGCATCCCGTCGCTGGGCTTCGACGGCATCACGGTCTCGATTCTGGCGGGCAACAACCCGCTCGGCGTGGTCCCGGCGGCCCTGCTGTTCGGCGCGCTCAAGACCGGCAGTCTCGCCATCGAGTTCCAGCTTTCGGTGCCCAAGCAGTTGGTCGGGGTCCTGCGCGGCCTCATCATCCTGTTCATCGCCATGCCGGAGTTCTTCCGGATGGTCGGCGCACGCTTCCGGTTCGGCGACGACCGGCCCTCGGTCGCCACCGACGGCGGGGCTGAGACGACAGATGGAAGTGACGCAGACGACCACGGAGGTGACGACAGATGAGCTACGCCGAGCCCTCGCGCAAGCGCCGCTGGCTCGCCGGAGTCGGCGTCCTCGTCGTCGCGGCGCTATCAGCGGTAGAACTGTTCTTCCCCGCCAGCCCGGTCGCCGAAATCGTCAACATCATCGACGCCAACTACATCCGGTCGGTCCTGCGGCTCACGGTCCCCATCGCGTTCGCCGCGCTCGGCGGCATCTTCGCCGAAAAGAGCGGCGTCATCAACATCGGTCTCGAAGGCCTGCTCATCATCTCGGCGTTCACCTCCATCGCGGTGGCTGGCGTCATCAGCGGCGGGACGCCCACGCAGTTCCAGCTTTGGATTGGCTTCGCCGTCGCGGTGCTGGCGAGCGTGTTGTTCGCTCTGCTGTTCGCGGTCATCTGCATCGAGTTCAAGGCCGACCAGATTATCGCGGGACTGGCGGTGTGGCTCATCGCCCTCGGTCTCGCACCGTTCGCCAGCAAGGTCATCTGGGGGCAGGTCAACAGTCCACCGGTGGCGACGCTGAACAACTTCGACCTCCTCGTGGTCGAGGCCAACCCGCCGGTCGTGATGATGCTGGTCTCGGTCCCGGCGGCGTGGTACGCGCTGAATCGGACCTCGTTCGGCCGGTGGATAGAGGCCAGCGGCGAGAACCCGAAGGCGCTCGACACCGTGGGTGTTGACGTTCGGAAGGTTCGGTACGCAGGCGTTCTGCTGTCCGGATTCTTCTCGGGCCTCGGCGGTGCCGGACTTGCCTTGGGCCGGGTCGGCCAGTTCATCGGCGGCGGCGCGACGATGGTCAACGGCCGGGGATGGATCGGCATCACGGCCTACCTGTTCGGGAACTACAACCCGCTGGGCGCGTTCGGCGCGTCCTTCCTGTTCGCCAGTCTGGACGCGCTACAGATTCGTCTCCAGCAGTTGGGCTACAACATCCCGAGCGAACTCATCGGCATCATCCCCTACGTGACGGTGGTCGTGGTGCTGGCGTTCGTCGGCCGCACCCGGATTCCCTCGGCGGCGGGCGACCACTACGAGTCCGGCGAGGAGTAACTTCCCGACGTCCTCCGTTCTGCGCGAGGTTGTGACTGTTCGCTGTCCCGTTGCCTTTCCGATTGTGCCCGAGACCAGCACGCGGACAGAGAGCTGTAGCTCTTGAATCTGGCTCAGCCCTCTCGGGGTAGTCGGACTGGCGGTCCTCGGCCCCGACTCCGAGCGACCGCACGAGGCGTCCGAACAGGGTTCGTCCCGTCCTCGCACTTGAACCCTCGCTACGGTCTCAGACGGGAGATATATGTCTCGGGCCTCCCAACGTCCGGTTCCATGGACGAACTCGTCGAAGTCGCCCGCGAGGCCCAGACCGACGCCCACGTACCCTACTCCGACTACCCGGTCGGCGCGGCGCTGTTGACCGCCGACGGAAGCGTCTACGTCGGGTGTAACATCGAGAACGCCAACTACAGCAACAGCCTCCACGCCGAGGAGGTCGCCATCGCCGAGGCCATCAAGGAGGGCCACCGCGAGTTCGACGCGCTGGCGGTGAGTTCCGGTCGGCGCGACGGTGTGACTCCCTGCGGGATGTGCAGACAGACCCTCTCGGAGTTCTGCGACGACGACATGCCAGTCATCTGCGACGAGGGTGACGACACGGCCGAGTACACACTCGGCGAACTCCTGCCCAACACCATCACCGAGGAGATGCTGGAGTAGCGACACGACGCTATCCGGAGACGCCGCCCGCCAGCGTCCTCGCTTCCAACATCCTCGGCTTTATACGCATCCGCCGAGTCAGCAATCGGCATGACCGGTGACAGCGAAGACCCCAACGACGACGTGCAGTACCACATCGAGGTCGGCGAGGACGACGTGGCCGACGCCGTTCTCCTGCCGGGCAACCCCGAGCGCGTCGAGAAGATTACCCAGTTCTGGGACGACGCCGACGAGGTGGCCCATCACCGCGAGTACCGGACCGTCACGGGCGACTACGAGGGAACGCCCATCAGCGTGACCTCGACCGGCATCGGTAGCCCCTCGGCGGCAATCGCGGTCGAAGAACTCGCCCGCGTCGGCGTGGAGACGTTCATCCGAGTCGGGTCCTGCGGCGCGATTCAGGAGGGCATGGAGGTCGGCGACTTAGTTATCACGACCGGCGGGGTCCGCCAAGAGGGGACCAGCGACGAGTACGTCCGGGAAGACTACCCCGCGGTTGCCGACTACGAGGTCGTCTCTGCACTGGTCGCGGCCGCCGAGCGCCTTGACTACGAGTACCACACCGGAATCACTATGAGCGCCGACAGTTTCTACGCCGGGCAGGGCCGACCGGGCTACGACGGCTTCGAGGCCGCCGGAAGCGACGAACTCGTGGAGGGCCTGAAGGACGCCAACGTCAAGAACATCGAGATGGAGGCCAGCGCAATCATGACTCTCGCCAACATCTACGGGCTTCGGTCGGGGGCGGTCTGCTCGGTGTTCGCCAACCGCGAGACCGGCGAGTTCATGACCGAGGGCGAGAACCGCGCCGCCGAAACCGCCAGCCTCGCGGTGAAGCTACTGGCCAAGATGGACGAGAAGAAGGCCGAAGCGGGCGTTGAGCGATGGCATCCGGGGCTGAGTCTGGAGGAGTAGGCCCCGAAACTGCGTTGCAGATACGGGGTGTCGGTAACCCCAAAAGAATGGAAGATATTTATTAAACAAACGTATAGTTATCTAAGAGTCTCCGCAGGTTCGCTAGCGTCCCGAACTCGATTTCGGAGGCGAACAATTAACTACCATCACGGAACCAACTCGCCCCGGACGTTTCGCGCGGTCACGCGAGCGGGGCGAGTGTGACCTCGGCAGTCGCAACCCGCGCAGGCCACAGGCCGAGCAGGACCGTCTGCCGGTGGTCGCCCGGTGCCGGGGCCGAGGACCGCCAGTCCGACTACCCCGAGAGGGCTGAGCCAGATTCAAGAGTCACAACGCCGAACCGCCGATAGATGACCGACGCCGACACCATCGCCACCTACCAGTCGGTCGCCGACGAGTATCGGGCACGCCACGGCGACCGCTCGGTGGTCGAGGAGCTAGTCGAGCAGTTTCTGGACCATCTCGACGCCGCTCTCGCCGAGCGCGACCGAACCAACCCCGAGAGCGCCCGAGTCGCGGATATTGGCTGTGGACCCGGCTGGGAGTCGGCCACCTTCGCCGACCGGGGTCACGAAGTCGTCGGCGTGGACCTCACGCCCGCCTTCCTCCGGTCTGCACGAAGCGAGGCCCCCGACGCCGAGGTGGCGCGGATGGACATGCGGAGCCTCGGCTTTCCTCGGGACTCATTCGACGGTCTCTGGGTCTGCGCGTCGTTTCTCCACGTTCCGAGAGCGGACGCGGCCGAGACGCTTCGGGAGTTCCGGCGCGTCCTCCGAGCGGGCGGCGTCGTCTTCCTCTCGGTCAAGGCGGGCGACGGCGAGACGGAGGGCGACGGGTACGACGAGGACCGCCGACGGTTCACCCTCTACCGGGGCGACGAGTTGCGAGAACTGGCCGCCGACGCGGGCTTCGAAGTCGAGGACGTGAGCGAGGACGACTGGGTGACGCTCCTCGGACGAGCGTGACCGACGGGGCTACTCGTCGGCGTCAGGCGACCGCACCGACAGCACCGGCATCTCCGCGGTCCGAACGATTTTCGCGGTGGTGCTACCGAGGAAGTACCGCTCGAAACCGCTCCGGCCGTGGGTCCCCATGGTAACGAGGTCGATGTCGTTCTCGTCGGCGTAGTCGAGGAGGCTGACTGCCGGGATACCCTTCCGGACGGCGGTAGTCGCGTCGAGACCGGCCTCGCGGGCCTGTTCGGCGACGGCCTCGGTGGCCGTCTCGCCCTGCTCCTCGAACGTGTCGAGGAGCGTGGTCTGGGGCGTCACGTCGTCGGTACTCGTCATCGCTCGCACGTCCATCACGTTGACCGCGTGGATGGTGGCGTCGTACTTCTCGGCGAGCGTGACGGCGTGGGCGACCGCGGTGGCGGCACACTCGCTCCCGTCGGTCGGAATCATGATGTCGTCGTAGCCGTCGCCGACGACGCTCTGGTCGGTCGCCCGGACCGTGAACACCGGCATGTCCGCGAGTCGGACGACCCGCTCGGTGACGCTCCCGGTGACGTATCGGTTCAGGCCGGTCCGGCCGTGAGTGCCCATGAACACGAGGTCCGCGTCGTTCTCGTCGGCGTAGTCGAGGATACCCTCGGCGGGTTTGCCCCGCACGACCGCCGTCTGAACGTCGTCGCCGGGGTCGGCGAGTGCCTCGACTGCCGAAATCGTCTCCCGAGCGTCGTCTTCGAGTTGTTCGATGAACGCTTCGTCTACGCCGCCGGCACTGAAAAGGCCGCCAGCGTCCTGCACGTCCACGACGTTGACGAGGTGGACTGTCGCATCGAATACGCGGGCCACGTTCAGCGCGTGTTCGGCGGCGCGCTCGGCGTGTTCGCTACCATCAGTGGGGACGAGGAGCGTGTCGTACATAGTGAATCGTACCAGTAGATAGGACGACAAATCCCTTAATCTAACTGGTAGTTCTCACAAAGCGAGAACGACGTTCGCGGAGTGACGTGACGCCGGCCTACAGCAGGTCGGCGTCCACGAGTCTATCGACCGCTTCGCCGATACGCTCCTTGCTGTTGGCGTAGGAGATGCGGGCGTAGCCCGGCGCACCGAACGCGCTCCCCGGAACGGTGGCGACGTGGGCCTGTTCGAGGGCGTCCTCGCACCACGTCTGGTCGTCGTCAGCGACGGGTATCATCAGGTAGAACGCGCCGTCCGGTTCGGGGGCCGCTACGTCCTCGTCGCCGAGTCTGTCCAGCAGGAACTCTCTGCGCTCGGCGAAGGCCTCGACCATCTCGGAGACCGACTCGTCGGTGTTCCGCAGGGCCTCGATGCCCGCGTGCTGGACGAAGTTGGTCGCACAAGAGACCGAGTGGGAATGAAGCTTTCCGGCTTGGGAAATGACCGCCTCGGGCGCGGCGAAGTAGCCGAGTCGCCACCCGGTCATCGAGTAGGCCTTCGAGAAACCGTTGACCGTGACGGTCCGGTCGGCCATCCCCTCGAAGGTGCCGAGACTGGTCGGCTCCTCGCCGTAGGTGATTTGCTGGTAAATCTCGTCGCTGATGACGGTCACGTCGTGTTCGACCGCGAGGTCGGCAACGCCCGCTAGCGCGCTATCGGAGTAGACCGCGCCGGTGGGGTTGTTCGGCGAGTTGACCACGAGGAGTTCCGTCTCGTCGGAAATCTCCTCGCCAAGTTCGTCCAGCGCGGGTTCGAGTTGGAAGTCGTGGGGCGCGAGGTCAACGCGGTTGAGGTCCCCACCGGCCAACTTGACCATCGCCTCGTAGGAGACCCACGCCGGGTCGAGCAGGACCACTTCGTCGCCGTCGTCGACGAGGGTCTGGATGGCCTCGTAGAGCGCCTGCTTCGCACCGGGCGTGACGATGACGTTCTCGGCCTCGTGGTCGAGGCCGTCGGCTTGCAGTTTCTCGGCGATGGCTTCTTTGAGTTCTGCAATTCCGTTCGAGGACGTGTAGCCGGTGTGTCCGGCGTCCATCGCGTCCTGTCCGGCGTCCACGATGTTCTCGGGCGTCGGGAAGTCGGGTTCGCCGACGCTCAGGTCTACCACGTCAGCGCCCTCGGCTTCCAGTTCGCCGGCGAGGTTGCTGATTGCGAGAGTTGCGCTCGGTTCGACGCGCTGAATCCTGTCTGAGAAGTGCATGTTAGAGTTCCTCCGCGAGTTCGATTGCGGCGTCTACTGCTTCTTCGCCCTTGGTGACACGCTCGCGGGCTTCCGCCCCGGACATCCCCGGTCCGGAGACCCCAAATGTGACGGGTTTGTCTCGGTCGAGGCTCACGTCGGTCAGGCCTTGGGCGGCCGCGTCGGTGATAACTTGGTCGTGGTCGGTATCACCGGTCACGACGGTTCCGACCACTGCCACGGCGTCGATTTCGTCGCGGCGGGCCAGTCGGTCGGCCGCCAGCGGCGAGTCGTATGCGCCGGGGACGTGGAGGGTCTCGACCACCTCGGCACCGCGGTCGGCGGCGGCCTCGTGGGCGTGTTCTTCCATCTGTTCGGTGACCTCGCGGTTGAACCGCGAGACGACGAGACCGAGCGAAACCATGTCGGGACCGAGGTTTGGGCGCGTAAAAGAACTACCGTTCTCCGGAAAACTTGTATCCCTCGGGATGGATTCCGGAAACGATGACTGCTGACGAGCAGTCCGCGACGACTCGGCGGTGGACCCCCGAGTCGGCGAGCGCGTTCGGTCGGTCGGTCGGCACGAGGACTGCCGTGGCGGTCCTCGCGGTGACGCTGTTGTCGCTGTCGCTCCGACTGTTCGCGCTCGGGTCGCGGACGTTTCACTGGGACGAGGCACGGGTCGGTTACTGGATTCTGCGCTACGCCGAAAACGGCATCTGGGAGTACCACGCCGTCATCCACGGCCCCTTCCTCTACCACGTCAACAAGTACCTGTTCCAGTGGTTCGGCGCGAGCGACTTCCTCGCTCGCCTCCCAGTCGCAGTAGTTTCGGGCTTACTGCCGCTGACCGCGTGGCTGTTCCGCGAGCGACTGCGCCGGGTCGAGATGATAGCCGTCGGTCTCTTCTTCGCGGCTAACCCCGTCGTCCTCTACTACTCGCGGTTCATGCGCAACGACGTTCTGCTGGCGGCGTTCATGGTGTACGCGCTGGCGTTCTACACTCGGCTGTTCGACACGAAGAAACCGCGGTATCTCTACCTCGGGACGCTGA
This genomic window contains:
- a CDS encoding pyridoxal phosphate-dependent aminotransferase → MHFSDRIQRVEPSATLAISNLAGELEAEGADVVDLSVGEPDFPTPENIVDAGQDAMDAGHTGYTSSNGIAELKEAIAEKLQADGLDHEAENVIVTPGAKQALYEAIQTLVDDGDEVVLLDPAWVSYEAMVKLAGGDLNRVDLAPHDFQLEPALDELGEEISDETELLVVNSPNNPTGAVYSDSALAGVADLAVEHDVTVISDEIYQQITYGEEPTSLGTFEGMADRTVTVNGFSKAYSMTGWRLGYFAAPEAVISQAGKLHSHSVSCATNFVQHAGIEALRNTDESVSEMVEAFAERREFLLDRLGDEDVAAPEPDGAFYLMIPVADDDQTWCEDALEQAHVATVPGSAFGAPGYARISYANSKERIGEAVDRLVDADLL
- a CDS encoding ABC transporter ATP-binding protein gives rise to the protein MSTAVHLEGITKRFPGVVANDEVDLEVEEGSVHALLGENGAGKTTLMNVLYGLYQPEGGTVHLHGEPREFDTPRDAIDAGIGMIHQHFMLVDTLTTAENIVLGHEPRKWFGLAMDREQAERDVRELSERYGFDVDPTARVEDVSVGVQQRVEILKALYGGADVLILDEPTAVLTPQEVEDLFEVFEELAEEDKTIIFITHKLGEAMESADDITVLRDGKNVGTVDADSTSREELAELMVGREVLLEADKDPVEVGDVGLEVSDLRVTDNRGVEQVSGVNISAREGEVFGIAGVDGNGQSELVEAITGLTAPDDGRVAFQGQDVTDLSRRERIDTGLAYVPEDRQERGLVMDFDLVENGLLGSQHTPEFAEGGRIDWGHTRDHAEAIIEEYDVRPPNADAEAESFSGGNQQKFIVGREFARDPEVVVASHPTRGVDVGSIEFIHERILDLRRAGKTVLLVSSKLDEVQQLSDRLGVMHEGEIVDVVDPERVTEEELGLLMAGEIPDDAPSIADAPGGER
- the cdd gene encoding cytidine deaminase, yielding MDELVEVAREAQTDAHVPYSDYPVGAALLTADGSVYVGCNIENANYSNSLHAEEVAIAEAIKEGHREFDALAVSSGRRDGVTPCGMCRQTLSEFCDDDMPVICDEGDDTAEYTLGELLPNTITEEMLE
- a CDS encoding ABC transporter permease, which encodes MSDRGPDDEADPNPDDSWQGRADRALERLVDASAVERILISLAALVLSVVVGALIILVSGWVATCQSPFFSASGVGSFCYDPISVYYVLFKGAVWPPYNVAITLKETTLLLFTGLSVAVAFRAGMFNIGTQGQLVLGALGTALAVLWVAPVVPAGVVGGLILIAVGLLVGALVGGLWGAIPGALKAYADANEVITTIMLNFVASGIAFTLVSEVFKDPESQTVQTRAIPGFAQLQPVFFDTTVFSMLALVGALALGGGIYWMLNGTSFGYDLRTSGVQPEAAEYGGVDSEKMMVSSMALSGALGGLGGAVYVLMVASRWRTGIPSLGFDGITVSILAGNNPLGVVPAALLFGALKTGSLAIEFQLSVPKQLVGVLRGLIILFIAMPEFFRMVGARFRFGDDRPSVATDGGAETTDGSDADDHGGDDR
- the ribH gene encoding 6,7-dimethyl-8-ribityllumazine synthase, whose amino-acid sequence is MVSLGLVVSRFNREVTEQMEEHAHEAAADRGAEVVETLHVPGAYDSPLAADRLARRDEIDAVAVVGTVVTGDTDHDQVITDAAAQGLTDVSLDRDKPVTFGVSGPGMSGAEARERVTKGEEAVDAAIELAEEL
- a CDS encoding ABC transporter permease, with the protein product MSYAEPSRKRRWLAGVGVLVVAALSAVELFFPASPVAEIVNIIDANYIRSVLRLTVPIAFAALGGIFAEKSGVINIGLEGLLIISAFTSIAVAGVISGGTPTQFQLWIGFAVAVLASVLFALLFAVICIEFKADQIIAGLAVWLIALGLAPFASKVIWGQVNSPPVATLNNFDLLVVEANPPVVMMLVSVPAAWYALNRTSFGRWIEASGENPKALDTVGVDVRKVRYAGVLLSGFFSGLGGAGLALGRVGQFIGGGATMVNGRGWIGITAYLFGNYNPLGAFGASFLFASLDALQIRLQQLGYNIPSELIGIIPYVTVVVVLAFVGRTRIPSAAGDHYESGEE
- a CDS encoding nucleoside phosphorylase, which codes for MTGDSEDPNDDVQYHIEVGEDDVADAVLLPGNPERVEKITQFWDDADEVAHHREYRTVTGDYEGTPISVTSTGIGSPSAAIAVEELARVGVETFIRVGSCGAIQEGMEVGDLVITTGGVRQEGTSDEYVREDYPAVADYEVVSALVAAAERLDYEYHTGITMSADSFYAGQGRPGYDGFEAAGSDELVEGLKDANVKNIEMEASAIMTLANIYGLRSGAVCSVFANRETGEFMTEGENRAAETASLAVKLLAKMDEKKAEAGVERWHPGLSLEE
- a CDS encoding universal stress protein, which codes for MYDTLLVPTDGSEHAERAAEHALNVARVFDATVHLVNVVDVQDAGGLFSAGGVDEAFIEQLEDDARETISAVEALADPGDDVQTAVVRGKPAEGILDYADENDADLVFMGTHGRTGLNRYVTGSVTERVVRLADMPVFTVRATDQSVVGDGYDDIMIPTDGSECAATAVAHAVTLAEKYDATIHAVNVMDVRAMTSTDDVTPQTTLLDTFEEQGETATEAVAEQAREAGLDATTAVRKGIPAVSLLDYADENDIDLVTMGTHGRSGFERYFLGSTTAKIVRTAEMPVLSVRSPDADE
- a CDS encoding class I SAM-dependent methyltransferase, encoding MTDADTIATYQSVADEYRARHGDRSVVEELVEQFLDHLDAALAERDRTNPESARVADIGCGPGWESATFADRGHEVVGVDLTPAFLRSARSEAPDAEVARMDMRSLGFPRDSFDGLWVCASFLHVPRADAAETLREFRRVLRAGGVVFLSVKAGDGETEGDGYDEDRRRFTLYRGDELRELAADAGFEVEDVSEDDWVTLLGRA